A single genomic interval of Desulfovibrio sp. JC022 harbors:
- a CDS encoding sigma-54-dependent Fis family transcriptional regulator, which produces MNELRDHEFQIAANRALLKNPEIRFAFQDCLIVLQNYIPADYISLHLFDEGLGIIETVVDATVDSSPEINKTTVLTPEAREIASASIEYIDPQQPYEIIDRLEDSVMAQQLGLDLGTPDSPSLVLDLCRDGVYLGSVALTAAPGVLYTHEHGALMALLHDTIACVVSQFLNFRECIRLRASLADRTSLLQGGLNSTPDHGVVGSDGGLKDAFDSCTQVAPTQAPVLLLGETGTGKEVLAGAIHRLSGQSEGPFVKVNCGGIPATLLESALFGHRKGAFTGAAKDAAGYFERARGGTIFLDEIGELSLEAQTRFLHVLQDGSFERVGGSKPRVADVRVVAATHRNLAELVELGAFRQDLFFRLNVFPITIPPLRLRRSDIPPLTAHFIKKIAGEMSLEILPVLAPGAVDSLLDYNWPGNVRELENVIERAVITQRGLPLSFELSNLPGQCSIFKEEPDLNFESAVTDILVRALNRSKGRIEGEGGAAEILGLHPRTLQSRLKKMGIPFGRKAIGLYRKAN; this is translated from the coding sequence ATGAACGAGCTTCGAGATCATGAATTTCAGATTGCCGCGAACAGGGCTTTACTCAAGAATCCTGAAATAAGATTTGCTTTTCAGGATTGCCTGATAGTTTTGCAAAATTATATTCCGGCTGATTACATCAGCCTCCATCTATTTGATGAGGGGTTGGGGATTATTGAAACAGTTGTTGATGCCACAGTTGATTCATCTCCTGAAATAAATAAAACCACGGTGCTTACGCCCGAGGCCCGTGAGATTGCTTCGGCAAGTATTGAGTACATTGACCCGCAGCAGCCGTATGAGATCATTGACCGTCTTGAAGATTCGGTAATGGCCCAGCAGTTGGGCCTTGATCTCGGAACCCCGGATTCCCCCAGTCTGGTTCTGGATCTCTGCCGTGACGGGGTCTATCTCGGTTCGGTTGCTTTAACTGCTGCGCCGGGAGTCTTATACACCCATGAACACGGTGCCTTAATGGCCTTATTGCACGATACAATAGCCTGCGTTGTTTCACAGTTTTTAAATTTTCGGGAATGCATCCGGTTGCGGGCCAGCCTTGCCGACCGGACCAGCCTTTTGCAGGGGGGATTGAACAGTACTCCTGACCATGGGGTGGTCGGTTCAGACGGAGGGCTTAAGGATGCTTTCGATTCCTGCACGCAGGTTGCGCCGACGCAGGCCCCTGTTTTGCTGCTGGGTGAAACCGGTACCGGTAAAGAAGTTCTGGCCGGTGCTATTCACCGCCTGTCCGGTCAGAGCGAGGGGCCTTTTGTTAAGGTTAATTGCGGGGGGATTCCTGCTACCCTGCTGGAAAGTGCTCTCTTTGGACACCGCAAGGGTGCTTTTACCGGTGCAGCTAAAGATGCTGCGGGCTATTTTGAGCGTGCCCGTGGCGGGACAATTTTTCTGGATGAGATCGGCGAACTTTCCCTTGAGGCCCAAACAAGGTTCCTGCATGTTTTGCAGGACGGCAGCTTTGAGCGCGTAGGCGGGAGCAAGCCTCGAGTTGCAGATGTGCGGGTTGTTGCCGCAACCCACCGCAATCTAGCAGAATTGGTGGAACTGGGAGCATTCCGGCAGGATCTGTTTTTCAGACTCAATGTTTTTCCTATTACAATTCCGCCGTTGAGATTGCGCAGGAGTGATATTCCCCCGCTTACGGCTCATTTTATCAAAAAAATTGCCGGGGAGATGAGTCTGGAGATTCTTCCCGTGCTGGCTCCCGGAGCTGTGGACAGCCTGCTCGATTACAACTGGCCGGGAAATGTTCGTGAGCTTGAGAATGTTATTGAGAGGGCTGTCATAACGCAGCGTGGGCTGCCGTTGAGTTTTGAGTTGTCCAATCTGCCCGGGCAGTGTTCAATTTTTAAAGAAGAACCTGATCTGAATTTTGAGTCTGCTGTTACTGATATACTTGTCCGCGCCCTTAATCGCTCCAAGGGACGTATCGAAGGGGAAGGCGGGGCTGCCGAGATATTGGGGCTTCATCCCCGAACCCTGCAAAGCAGGCTCAAGAAGATGGGCATTCCTTTCGGTCGCAAGGCCATAGGATTGTATAGAAAAGCAAACTAA
- a CDS encoding sulfite exporter TauE/SafE family protein, protein MEDLFIYVGAWFIAGVVNHIAGLGAAMVAMPIVVPFIPMSVAVPSSTLIVLSLNLQLGWNFRKYISWIDLRFIFLGGIVGTIAGVYLISSLPNETLKMLMAIFLICYAAYALFLEKGGPGGINSRWGMLAGSLSTFFGSAFGFNGPPLAVYTAMSGWTADAAKGTLGACFILTGFAILSGQMAAGLQNTQTLAYFLAACPAALLGGWVGIRCSRNFRKETSRKVLLALILFAGSSILYSCM, encoded by the coding sequence TTGGAAGACTTATTTATATACGTAGGGGCTTGGTTTATTGCCGGGGTGGTCAATCATATTGCGGGCCTTGGCGCGGCCATGGTTGCCATGCCTATTGTGGTTCCGTTTATTCCCATGAGCGTGGCGGTCCCCAGTTCCACTTTAATTGTGCTCAGTCTGAATCTGCAACTGGGTTGGAATTTCAGGAAATATATCAGCTGGATCGATTTGCGCTTTATCTTTCTCGGCGGAATTGTCGGGACGATAGCCGGGGTATATTTGATCAGTTCACTACCCAACGAAACTTTGAAAATGCTCATGGCAATCTTTTTGATCTGCTATGCGGCCTATGCCCTGTTCCTTGAAAAAGGCGGACCGGGGGGTATTAATTCCCGTTGGGGTATGCTGGCTGGCAGCCTGTCCACATTTTTCGGTTCGGCCTTTGGATTCAACGGTCCACCACTTGCTGTTTACACCGCCATGTCCGGCTGGACTGCTGATGCTGCCAAGGGCACGCTGGGGGCCTGTTTTATCCTGACCGGATTCGCCATACTTTCCGGGCAGATGGCTGCGGGCTTGCAAAACACGCAAACTCTGGCCTATTTTCTGGCTGCCTGCCCTGCTGCTTTGCTAGGTGGCTGGGTGGGTATCCGCTGCTCCCGTAATTTCAGGAAAGAGACCAGCCGCAAGGTCCTGCTTGCTCTGATTCTCTTTGCGGGCAGCTCCATTCTTTATTCCTGCATGTAA
- a CDS encoding sigma-54-dependent Fis family transcriptional regulator: MKHEDVYPKRISPKYKYVISNYLCHVFDTMSDGLYISNKDGETLAVNTMYENLTGLEASDLLGRNVRDLVKDGTFDVALNSEVVKTKNSATTVQMTGKGRKVVLTAHPIFDYDEDVELVVTYVRDIALISQLKDQVAAQRQLIDKYQHGINQKPETLYLAPQSKVMKDLFAQVQRVAKTDATVLYLGETGVGKDVMAREMHDHSKRKSNSFFKVDCTCIPENLIESELFGYAPGAFSGADSKGKLGLFEMADKGTLFLDEIGELPMPMQGKLLRVLQDGEIQRVGATKARKIDVRVIAATNRNLEEEVKNGNFRSDLFYRLQVAVINIPPLRDRGEDLHAILGFFLKQFNTRYKRQVRLSAYAEEVMLNYRWPGNIRELENLIHSLVVTCDNNLIQIENLPTAMIEKSAVSKASNGLELNIDGYGGKDLKEIMAEFETQVLLNAVKIHGSIPKAAKALNVNRTTVFRKLKKAGVEMDGK; this comes from the coding sequence ATGAAACATGAAGACGTTTATCCCAAAAGAATTTCCCCGAAATATAAGTACGTTATTTCGAATTATCTCTGTCACGTCTTCGATACCATGAGCGACGGCTTGTATATCTCCAACAAGGATGGGGAGACACTTGCCGTAAATACCATGTACGAGAATCTTACCGGGCTGGAAGCAAGTGACCTGCTGGGGCGTAATGTGCGTGATCTGGTCAAGGATGGCACATTTGATGTGGCTCTGAACTCCGAAGTGGTTAAGACCAAAAATAGTGCTACCACAGTGCAGATGACCGGCAAGGGGCGCAAGGTGGTGCTCACCGCTCATCCCATCTTTGATTATGATGAGGATGTAGAGCTCGTCGTCACCTACGTGCGTGATATTGCGCTTATTTCCCAGCTTAAGGATCAGGTCGCGGCTCAGCGACAGCTTATTGATAAGTACCAGCATGGCATTAATCAAAAGCCTGAAACCCTTTATCTTGCCCCGCAGAGCAAGGTTATGAAGGATCTTTTTGCGCAGGTGCAGCGGGTCGCCAAGACCGACGCCACGGTCCTTTACCTCGGGGAAACCGGGGTAGGTAAAGATGTCATGGCCCGCGAGATGCACGATCATAGCAAGCGTAAGAGCAATTCATTTTTCAAAGTCGACTGTACCTGCATCCCGGAAAATCTGATTGAATCAGAACTGTTCGGTTACGCGCCCGGAGCATTTTCCGGTGCTGATTCCAAGGGCAAGCTTGGCCTGTTTGAAATGGCCGACAAAGGGACCCTCTTTCTCGATGAAATCGGGGAATTGCCCATGCCCATGCAGGGCAAGCTGTTGCGGGTTTTGCAGGACGGTGAAATTCAGAGGGTCGGGGCAACAAAAGCGCGTAAAATTGATGTACGGGTTATTGCCGCCACCAACCGCAACCTTGAAGAAGAGGTCAAGAACGGAAATTTCCGCAGCGACCTTTTTTATCGTTTGCAGGTAGCGGTCATCAACATTCCGCCCTTGCGTGATCGGGGCGAGGATCTGCACGCTATTCTCGGATTTTTCCTCAAGCAGTTCAATACCCGCTACAAAAGACAGGTCCGCCTTTCCGCCTATGCAGAAGAGGTCATGCTCAACTACCGCTGGCCCGGTAATATCCGTGAGCTGGAAAACCTGATCCACAGTCTGGTTGTGACCTGCGATAACAACCTGATCCAGATTGAAAATCTGCCCACTGCCATGATCGAGAAAAGTGCGGTTTCCAAAGCTTCCAACGGTCTTGAGCTGAACATAGACGGATACGGGGGCAAGGATCTCAAGGAAATCATGGCTGAGTTCGAAACGCAGGTTTTATTGAATGCGGTGAAGATTCATGGTTCCATCCCCAAAGCAGCCAAGGCCTTGAATGTGAACCGGACTACGGTTTTTAGGAAGTTGAAGAAGGCCGGGGTTGAGATGGACGGGAAGTAG
- a CDS encoding TnsA endonuclease C-terminal domain-containing protein, which yields MQQEITFELAKQLKFYFHHFSKTPASTIIKISKTLDVKYDYEAGGSLAEIRGLLASRLLSFDVNIPFRKLTPAEISFVDDISVLEAINV from the coding sequence TTGCAGCAGGAGATTACGTTTGAGTTGGCAAAGCAATTGAAATTTTATTTTCATCATTTTTCGAAAACTCCCGCCTCAACCATAATTAAAATTTCAAAGACATTGGACGTTAAATACGACTATGAAGCAGGAGGGTCGCTGGCAGAAATCAGAGGGCTTTTAGCGAGTCGATTGCTCTCTTTTGATGTGAATATTCCGTTCAGAAAGCTAACTCCTGCGGAGATTAGTTTTGTGGATGATATTTCTGTTTTGGAGGCGATTAATGTTTAG
- the glmS gene encoding glutamine--fructose-6-phosphate transaminase (isomerizing) translates to MCGIIGYAGHRPAVPLIVEGLRRLEYRGYDSAGVATIQNKEIELVRAEGKLAALDEKLAKVNVTNSTFGVGHTRWATHGVPVERNAHPHLDHEKNIAMIHNGIIENYQEIKTELLAKGYEFRSDTDSEVLCNLIAEGRKHNSTMLESISWALKQVEGAYAIAVVSIDEPGTVYAARVASPMVMGVGTGENFVASDIPAFLPYTREVVFIEDGELVKITSSSWEVFNAETLEPVEKEVKTINWDVQAAQKGGHKHFMIKEIFEQPKVISDCLAGRVDQAKNEIILPEVEGMEPPERLHIIACGTSYHAGLWGKYLIEQWAKIPVEVEIASEFRYRDPLLAKGGVALAISQSGETADTLAGIKLAKEKGLSIIGLCNVVGSSVARESDHVMYTQAGPEISVASTKAMCSQLTALLLLALYWGKRKGVIDATTYSRAAADMRNIPSILEAALPAMRSRAQELSREYSEANSFFFLGRGLYFPLALEGALKLKEISYIHAEGYASGEMKHGPIALIDPKFPTFAMALNDDLFPKVKSNLVEVQARGGEIIALTNPGVDLDVEQRWSLPEVWGPLNTFIALPALQLFAYETADYLGKDVDQPRNLAKSVTVE, encoded by the coding sequence GGGCTTGAGACGTCTTGAATACCGCGGATATGACTCTGCGGGTGTTGCCACCATCCAGAACAAGGAAATTGAGCTGGTCCGTGCCGAAGGCAAACTTGCCGCTCTTGATGAAAAGCTGGCTAAGGTAAATGTAACCAATTCCACCTTCGGCGTAGGCCATACCCGCTGGGCCACTCACGGCGTACCAGTGGAACGCAACGCCCATCCGCATCTGGATCACGAAAAGAATATCGCTATGATCCATAACGGGATCATTGAAAATTATCAGGAAATCAAGACCGAACTTCTTGCTAAAGGCTATGAATTTCGTTCCGATACTGATTCCGAAGTGCTCTGCAACCTCATTGCCGAGGGCCGTAAGCACAACTCCACCATGCTTGAATCCATTTCATGGGCTTTGAAGCAGGTTGAAGGGGCATACGCCATCGCCGTGGTTTCCATTGACGAACCAGGCACGGTCTATGCCGCCCGAGTTGCCAGTCCCATGGTTATGGGTGTCGGTACAGGGGAAAATTTTGTTGCTTCCGATATCCCAGCATTTCTGCCTTATACTCGTGAAGTGGTTTTCATTGAGGACGGCGAACTGGTCAAGATTACTTCTTCTTCATGGGAAGTGTTCAATGCTGAGACCCTTGAGCCGGTGGAAAAGGAAGTTAAGACCATCAATTGGGATGTGCAGGCCGCGCAGAAGGGCGGGCACAAGCATTTCATGATCAAGGAAATTTTTGAACAGCCCAAGGTTATCTCTGATTGTCTTGCCGGACGTGTTGATCAGGCGAAAAATGAGATCATCCTGCCCGAAGTTGAAGGAATGGAGCCGCCGGAAAGGTTGCATATCATTGCCTGTGGAACTTCCTATCATGCCGGGTTGTGGGGTAAATACCTCATCGAGCAGTGGGCCAAGATCCCGGTGGAAGTGGAGATTGCTTCCGAGTTCCGTTACCGCGATCCCCTGCTTGCCAAGGGCGGGGTTGCTTTGGCTATCAGTCAGTCCGGTGAAACAGCCGACACCCTTGCCGGAATCAAGCTGGCTAAGGAGAAGGGGCTGTCCATTATCGGTCTGTGTAACGTGGTCGGTTCCAGCGTGGCTAGAGAATCAGATCACGTCATGTATACTCAGGCCGGACCGGAGATCAGCGTTGCCTCCACCAAGGCTATGTGCAGCCAGCTCACCGCACTCCTGCTGCTGGCCCTATACTGGGGTAAGAGAAAAGGCGTCATTGATGCGACTACCTACAGCCGCGCTGCCGCGGACATGCGTAACATACCTTCAATTCTTGAAGCGGCACTGCCCGCCATGCGCAGCCGTGCTCAGGAACTGAGCCGTGAATATTCCGAAGCGAACAGCTTTTTCTTCCTTGGTCGCGGACTCTACTTTCCGCTGGCTCTTGAAGGTGCGCTCAAGCTGAAGGAAATTTCTTACATCCATGCCGAAGGCTACGCTTCCGGTGAGATGAAGCACGGTCCTATCGCGCTCATTGATCCCAAGTTCCCCACCTTTGCCATGGCTCTTAATGATGATCTTTTCCCCAAGGTTAAATCAAACCTGGTGGAAGTTCAGGCCCGTGGCGGCGAGATTATTGCTCTGACCAATCCCGGCGTCGATCTTGACGTGGAACAACGTTGGTCCCTCCCCGAAGTATGGGGACCCCTGAACACATTTATCGCCCTCCCGGCCTTGCAGCTCTTCGCTTACGAAACTGCCGACTATCTCGGCAAGGATGTAGACCAGCCCCGTAATCTCGCAAAATCCGTGACGGTCGAATAG
- a CDS encoding glycyl radical protein, protein MECCRSPHEQMLEDKIAGKANPFRETHKRVFKILDTIENQKPAIDVERALYFTKSMEKTEGQPLILRWAKAMKNVAENITVYIDDDNLLCGRAGYPGRYGILYPELDGDFLDMAVEELPKRSGSPFSITEEDAKIVIEEIAPFWKGKTYHEALNQALPEDVHALTYDDPEGLISRFIVNETSSFRSSLQWVHDFEKILKRGFGGIRAEAQERLDNVDTFSPKANTQEIPFLEAIIIICDAVVLWANRHADFAAEKAAAETDPTRKAELETMAAICRKVPEQPATNFHEAVQSQWFTQMFSRLEQKTGTIISNGRMDQYLYPYYEQDVEAGILTDDQAIEFIECMYVGMAQFIDLYISPQGGAFNEGYAHWEAVTVGGQTKDGVDATNDLTYLFLRSKREFPHHYPDLAARIHARSPERFLAEVAETIKEGSGFPKLINDEEVIPLHLSKGAKFEEIYDYAVSGCAEIRMPNRDTYTSGNPYINFAAAVEMVLYNGKMQKYGDKQLSIETGDPCSFKTWDEFYDAYKAQHNNFLKNAFVQQANVIRLRKNHFATPFGSAMHDLCMESCTDLHQPDVPGGIDLGYFEFMGLGTVVDSLVAIKKLVFEDKALTMEQVIEACKSNFEGHEDVRAMLQNIPCFGNNDPYPDSIAKELDELCVSFAKKYQMELGVHLDVRYVPFTSHVPFGKVVSATPNGRYAFTPLSDGSSASHGADKNGPTAVMLSNYTTKNFNYRERAARLVNIKFTPKCVEGEEGTKKLVDFIRTYCDLRLWHIQFNVVNADTLKKAQENPEQYRDLIVRIAGYSAYFCDLSKDLQDDLIRRTAHETI, encoded by the coding sequence ATGGAATGTTGTCGTTCACCTCATGAGCAGATGCTCGAAGATAAGATTGCAGGTAAAGCTAACCCTTTTCGCGAAACTCACAAACGCGTTTTCAAAATTCTTGATACCATCGAGAATCAGAAGCCCGCCATTGATGTTGAGCGCGCTCTTTACTTCACCAAGTCCATGGAAAAAACCGAAGGCCAGCCCCTGATCCTGCGCTGGGCCAAGGCCATGAAGAATGTTGCAGAAAACATCACTGTATACATTGATGATGACAACCTGCTCTGCGGTCGTGCCGGCTACCCCGGTCGTTACGGCATCCTTTACCCCGAACTGGACGGTGACTTCCTCGACATGGCTGTTGAAGAACTGCCCAAACGTTCCGGTTCTCCCTTCTCCATTACTGAAGAAGACGCTAAAATTGTTATCGAAGAAATCGCTCCTTTCTGGAAAGGTAAAACCTACCACGAAGCACTGAATCAGGCTCTGCCCGAAGACGTTCACGCTCTGACCTACGATGACCCTGAAGGTCTCATATCCCGCTTCATCGTTAACGAAACTTCTTCTTTCCGCTCCTCCCTGCAGTGGGTTCACGATTTCGAAAAGATCTTGAAACGTGGTTTCGGCGGCATCCGTGCTGAAGCACAGGAAAGACTCGACAACGTCGATACTTTCTCCCCCAAAGCCAACACTCAGGAAATTCCTTTCCTCGAAGCGATCATTATCATCTGCGACGCAGTAGTCCTTTGGGCTAACCGTCACGCTGATTTCGCTGCTGAAAAAGCTGCTGCTGAAACCGATCCTACCCGCAAAGCTGAACTGGAAACCATGGCTGCAATCTGCCGCAAGGTTCCCGAACAGCCTGCTACCAACTTTCACGAAGCTGTACAGTCTCAGTGGTTCACCCAGATGTTCTCCCGTCTCGAGCAGAAGACCGGTACCATCATCTCCAACGGCCGCATGGACCAGTACCTCTACCCCTACTACGAGCAGGATGTAGAAGCCGGTATCCTCACCGACGATCAGGCTATCGAATTCATCGAATGCATGTATGTAGGCATGGCTCAGTTCATCGACCTCTACATCTCCCCTCAGGGCGGCGCATTCAACGAAGGCTACGCACACTGGGAAGCAGTCACCGTCGGTGGCCAGACCAAAGACGGCGTTGATGCAACCAACGATCTCACCTACCTGTTCCTGCGTTCCAAACGTGAGTTCCCGCATCACTACCCCGACCTCGCTGCACGTATCCACGCACGTTCCCCCGAGCGTTTCCTTGCTGAAGTTGCTGAAACCATCAAAGAAGGTTCCGGTTTCCCGAAACTGATCAACGATGAAGAAGTAATTCCCCTGCACCTCTCCAAGGGCGCAAAGTTCGAAGAAATTTACGACTACGCTGTATCCGGTTGCGCAGAAATCAGAATGCCCAATCGCGACACCTACACTTCCGGTAACCCCTACATCAACTTCGCTGCAGCGGTTGAGATGGTTCTTTACAACGGAAAGATGCAGAAATACGGCGACAAGCAGCTCTCCATCGAAACCGGTGATCCTTGTTCTTTCAAAACTTGGGACGAGTTCTACGATGCTTACAAAGCACAGCATAACAACTTCCTGAAGAACGCCTTTGTTCAGCAGGCTAACGTTATCCGTCTGCGTAAAAACCACTTCGCAACACCTTTCGGTTCCGCAATGCACGACCTGTGCATGGAAAGCTGCACCGATCTGCACCAGCCCGACGTACCCGGCGGAATCGACCTCGGTTACTTCGAATTCATGGGCCTCGGTACTGTTGTTGACTCCCTCGTTGCCATCAAGAAGCTTGTCTTCGAAGACAAAGCTCTGACCATGGAACAGGTTATCGAAGCTTGTAAGTCAAACTTCGAAGGTCATGAAGACGTTCGCGCAATGCTCCAGAATATCCCCTGCTTCGGTAACAACGATCCTTACCCGGATTCCATTGCCAAAGAACTGGATGAACTCTGCGTAAGCTTTGCTAAGAAATACCAGATGGAACTCGGCGTACACCTCGACGTTCGTTACGTGCCTTTCACTTCCCACGTACCTTTCGGTAAAGTTGTATCCGCGACTCCTAACGGACGTTACGCATTCACTCCGCTGTCCGACGGTTCTTCCGCATCCCACGGTGCAGACAAAAACGGTCCTACCGCAGTAATGCTCTCCAACTACACCACCAAGAACTTCAACTACCGTGAACGTGCTGCACGTCTGGTAAACATCAAGTTCACACCCAAGTGCGTTGAAGGCGAAGAAGGCACCAAGAAGTTGGTAGACTTCATCCGTACCTATTGCGACCTGCGTCTCTGGCACATCCAGTTCAACGTGGTTAATGCAGACACCCTGAAGAAAGCACAGGAAAACCCCGAGCAGTACCGCGACCTGATCGTACGTATCGCCGGTTACTCCGCATACTTCTGCGACCTGTCCAAAGACCTTCAGGATGACCTGATCAGAAGAACCGCACACGAAACCATCTAG
- a CDS encoding glycyl-radical enzyme activating protein: MSSLLDKKQTGIVFSVQKYSVHDGPGIRTLVFLKGCPLRCAWCSNPESQNFQPELAYNRNKCLGIDKCTRCVDHCASGAITFGEDEKIDLAHDLAKNELHLAKICPNDAIIIYGEEQTVDKVLKRVEEDEMFYARSGGGMTLSGGEPFAQPDYALALLREARRRHINTAVETCGAATWEAIESCMPYVNTLMFDIKSMNSDKHKEFTGHSNKAILNNLKKIREHFPKTKIRVRTPIIPGFNDTEKDVMEIINFVSELPGEKCEYEALEYHRLGQPKYDNLGREFPLDAAKKLDDEIFAKIKILVDKYNNF, encoded by the coding sequence ATGAGTTCTCTTCTTGATAAAAAACAGACAGGCATAGTTTTCAGCGTCCAGAAATATTCCGTTCACGACGGCCCCGGCATCAGGACTCTCGTATTTCTCAAGGGGTGCCCCCTGCGTTGCGCTTGGTGTTCCAACCCTGAATCACAGAATTTCCAGCCAGAGCTGGCCTACAACCGCAACAAGTGTCTGGGCATCGATAAGTGCACCCGTTGCGTAGACCATTGTGCCTCCGGCGCGATTACTTTCGGTGAAGATGAGAAAATTGATCTCGCTCACGATCTTGCTAAAAACGAACTCCATCTCGCCAAGATTTGCCCTAATGATGCCATCATTATTTACGGTGAAGAACAGACTGTGGATAAAGTACTCAAACGCGTTGAAGAAGATGAAATGTTCTACGCCCGTTCCGGCGGAGGCATGACCCTCTCCGGCGGCGAACCTTTTGCCCAGCCCGACTACGCTCTTGCTCTGCTGCGCGAAGCACGCCGCCGCCATATCAACACCGCAGTTGAAACCTGCGGCGCGGCCACCTGGGAGGCAATCGAATCCTGCATGCCCTATGTGAACACCCTCATGTTCGACATTAAGTCCATGAACAGTGACAAGCACAAGGAATTCACCGGCCACTCCAACAAGGCTATCCTTAATAATCTGAAAAAAATCCGCGAGCACTTTCCCAAGACCAAAATCAGAGTCCGTACCCCCATTATCCCCGGTTTCAATGACACCGAAAAGGATGTCATGGAGATCATCAATTTCGTCTCCGAGCTTCCCGGTGAAAAGTGTGAATACGAGGCACTGGAATACCACCGCTTGGGTCAGCCCAAGTACGATAACTTAGGCCGTGAATTCCCTCTTGATGCAGCAAAAAAGCTGGACGATGAAATTTTCGCCAAAATCAAGATTCTGGTGGACAAGTACAATAATTTTTAA
- a CDS encoding mechanosensitive ion channel family protein — MDNATQNATQAVEVEHSTLFDWFDHIKELGLDVWQNGIPGVSLINIGQAVGVFLFFILLRRFITKFTMNRLQNILEKHETQGGGSVLKALAEPIRFIPVVLGLFFADQCLDFPLPVEKFTNTIVKALILFVIFWSAFNLVSVATKIFRKLEKVLTPSLVDWLIKLVKFLVVLMGVASILELFGIDIGPILTGLGLFSVAVALGAKDLFQNIIAGISIIAESRFDVGDWVTVDGKVDGTVEFIGFRSTRIRRFDKAPVYVPNSTLSDNCLINFTKMTHRRVLWNIGVEYRTTTEQLKLIQERVMEYILGSDDYAHPPEVSTFMRVVQFGDSSIDFQLYAFTKTTDWLAWLKIREDLAYRIKEIVEVEAGTGFAFPSQSIYIETVPGVVAENFVRPEDE, encoded by the coding sequence ATGGACAATGCGACTCAAAATGCAACGCAAGCTGTTGAAGTAGAACACTCTACTCTGTTCGACTGGTTTGATCATATTAAAGAGCTGGGACTTGATGTCTGGCAAAACGGCATACCGGGCGTGAGCCTGATCAATATCGGACAGGCTGTCGGGGTTTTTCTTTTTTTCATCCTTCTGCGTCGGTTTATCACAAAATTTACCATGAACCGTTTGCAGAACATTTTGGAGAAGCATGAAACCCAAGGCGGGGGCAGTGTCCTTAAAGCCCTTGCGGAACCTATCCGTTTTATTCCGGTGGTGCTGGGGCTGTTTTTTGCGGATCAATGTCTGGATTTTCCACTTCCTGTGGAAAAATTTACAAATACCATTGTTAAGGCATTAATCCTGTTCGTAATTTTCTGGTCAGCTTTTAATCTTGTTTCCGTGGCTACCAAAATTTTCCGTAAACTCGAGAAGGTGCTGACTCCATCTCTTGTGGACTGGCTGATCAAGCTGGTTAAGTTTCTCGTTGTCCTTATGGGTGTGGCGAGCATCCTTGAGCTTTTCGGTATCGATATCGGGCCCATCCTCACAGGTCTTGGACTTTTCAGTGTGGCAGTTGCTCTGGGGGCCAAGGACCTTTTTCAGAATATTATTGCCGGAATTTCCATCATTGCCGAAAGCCGCTTTGATGTGGGTGACTGGGTCACTGTTGACGGCAAGGTTGATGGAACAGTTGAGTTTATCGGGTTCCGTTCCACTCGCATCCGCCGTTTTGATAAGGCCCCTGTTTATGTCCCGAACTCGACTCTTTCTGATAACTGCCTGATCAACTTCACCAAGATGACCCACAGGCGTGTTCTCTGGAATATCGGTGTGGAATACCGCACAACAACCGAGCAGCTGAAGCTTATTCAAGAGCGGGTCATGGAATATATTCTGGGCAGTGATGATTACGCTCACCCACCGGAAGTTTCAACCTTCATGCGCGTGGTCCAGTTCGGAGATTCGTCCATCGATTTCCAGCTCTACGCATTCACCAAGACCACCGACTGGCTGGCATGGCTGAAGATAAGGGAAGACCTTGCATACCGCATCAAAGAGATCGTCGAGGTCGAAGCCGGAACCGGATTCGCGTTCCCTTCGCAGTCTATTTATATCGAGACTGTACCGGGAGTTGTTGCGGAGAATTTTGTAAGGCCGGAGGATGAATAG